GCCGGCGTGCTGGCGCTGCTGGGCATTCTGCTGGCGATGCTGGTGGACCGCCCGAGCTGGCTCGCCACGCTCACCGGCTGCAGCGCGGCGGTGGCGGCCTATGCGCTGCCGCTCAAGCTCAACATTCTGCTGGCGGTGGCCGTGGCGGTGGCCGTAGGCCTGGCGGCCGAGGCGCTGGAGCGCAGCCTGCGGCGCAACCGCCAGCGCGCGGGGGCGCAGACGCCGCCATGAACCAGCCGTGGTGGCTCGTGCTGATCACCATCGCCGGGCTCACGCTGGTGACGGTGATCACCCGCGCGCTCTTCCTCATCCCCGAGCGCGAACTGCCGCTGCCCGACTGGCTGCGCCGCGGGCTCAAGTACGCGCCGCTGGCGGCCATCGCCGCGGTCGTCGCGCCCGAGGTGTTGATGCAAGACGGGCAGCTGATCCGCACCCTGGCGGACGCGCGCCTGCCGGCGGTGCTCGTGGCCAGCGCCTGGTACTTTTGGCGGCGCAGCATTCTCGGCACCATCGTGGTCGGCATGGCCGTCTACCTGCCGCTGCACATCGTGCTGGGCTGGTAGCGCCGGGGCTTTCCTACAATCGCCGCGCCCCATCACCATCGGTATCGCATGCACATCCTTCGTTTCTCCGACCTCTGCGCCCAGGGCCAGGCCCGCGGGCGGCGCGTATTCATCCGCGCCGATCTGAACGTGCCGCTGGACGGCGAGCGCATCACCGAAGACACGCGCATCCGCGCCTCGCTCCCCTGCATCCGCATGGCGCTGGAAGCGGGCGCCGCGGTCATGGTGACGAGCCACCTCGGGCGCCCCACCGAGGGCGAGCTCAGGCGCGCCGACTCGCTGGCCCCGGTGGCGCGGCGCCTGGGCGAACTGCTGGGGCGCGAGGTGCCGCTGCGCGCCGACTGGGTCGATGGCGTGCAGATCGCGCCCGGCGAGCTGGTGCTGCTGGAAAACTGCCGCGTCAACCCCGGCGAGAAGAAGAACGACCCGCTGCTGGCGCGCAAGATGGCCGCGCTGTGCGACATCTACGTGAACGACGCCTTCGGCACCGCGCACCGCGCCGAGGGCACGACCTATGGCATCGCCGAGTACGCGCCCGTGGCCTGCGCCGGCCCGCTGCTGGCCGCCGAGATCGACGCGCTCACGCGCGCGCTGGCCAGCCCCAGGCGCCCGCTGGTGGCCATCGTTGCCGGCTCCAAGGTGTCGACCAAGCTGACCATACTCAAGAGCCTGGCGCACAAGGTCGATCAACTCATCGTCGGCGGCGGCATTGCCAACACCTTCCTGCTGGCGGCCGGCCTGCCGATTGGCAAGAGTCTGGCCGAGCCCGACCTGGTGGGCGAAGCGCGCGCGGTGATCGACGCCATGGCCGCGCGCGGCGCCAAGGTGCCGATCCCGAGCGACGTGGTCGTGGCCAAGACCTTTGCCGCCGACGCCGCGGCCAGCGTCAAACCCGTCGCCGAGGTCGCCGAGGACGATCTGATCCTGGACATCGGCCCCGACACCGCCGCGCGCCTCGCGGCCCAGCTGGAAGCGGCCGGCACTATCGTCTGGAACGGCCCGGTAGGGGTGTTCGAGTTCGACGCCTTTGCCCACGGCACCGAAACCATCGCCCGGGCGATCGCGCGCTCTAACGCCTTCAGCATCGCCGGCGGCGGCGACACGCTGGCGGCGATCGCCAAGTACGGCATCGCCTCGCAGGTGGGTTACATCTCCACGGGGGGCGGCGCTTTTCTGGAAGTACTCGAAGGCAGGCAGCTGCCGGCGTTCGAAATCCTCCAGCGCCGCGCCGACTTGCCGGCGCAAGTTGCGGTCGCGTGCAAACAAAACAACACAATCGCCTGAGCGCGTAGGGCAAATTCCCCGCGCGTGTTTGCCTTTCCCGGGTTTGGTGCTAAAAATGCCGTTCGAGCCCGTGGGAGGCGTGTGATTGCACCGCGTGGCATCATCAATTGGAGGAGAGGATCATGTCCTTGACCAGGGCTCTCACATGGGCTGCCGCTGCCGCTTCCGTCGTGGCACTCACGGCCTGCGAAACCGCACCGATACCGGTGGCGAAGAACTTCGAATACACCAGCCAGTACAAGGTACGCTCGGCCGGCCATTGGGACCTTGTGGCGCGCGACGTGGCCGCGCAGACCCGCGCCATGCTGGGCTCGGTCGGCGTGGCGGACACCAGCGCGCTGCACGTGGTGGCACCGGCCAACCCCAGCCCTTTTGACCTGGGCTTTCGCGACTTCCTGATCACCGAGCTGGTGCACGACGGCGCCCATGTGCGCGTCGACCCGGCGGCGGCGCTCGCCGTCAGCTACAGCACCCAGGTGGTGCGCCACAACAGCGACCGCCCGCACTTCATCCCCGGCGCCTTCACCATGCTGGCCGGCGGCCTGGCCGCGGCCTACGGCCTGCGCCTGCAGCACATCGACACCAAGATCGTCGCCGGCCTGGGCCTGGCGGTGGGCCTGGACTACGCCAACAGCATCAATTCGGGCGGCCCGACGAATACCGAGCTGATCCTCACGACGACCGTGACGCGCGACGGTCAGTATCTGGCGCGCAAGACCGACGTCTACTACCTCGAGAACGTGGACCTGCCGCTGTTCGCAAAACAGCCGCAGTACTACCGTGCAGTCAACATGAAGGTGGTCTCGCAATGAAACGCGCACTTGCACTGAGCCTCGTCGCCGCCCTGTTCGCTGCGGGCTGCGCCCAGCAGTCCACCCAGATCCGCGCCGAGCCCACCTACAAGCAGGCGGCCGAGGCGCCCATGCTGCAAAGCAGCCGCGACGCGGTCAACCGCCTGCTTGCCGGCCTGGACATTGGCGCCACCGGCCCGGGCCCGGTGCTCGTGGCCACGGTGGTCAACGTCAATGACCTCAACCGCGCCGCACCGCTGGGGCGCACGCTGTCCGAGCAGTACGCCAACGCCATGGCGATGAGCGGCTTCGACGTCAAGGAAATCAAGCTGCGCGGCGCCGTGTTCGTCAAGCAGGACGCGGGCGAGCTGCTGCTCTCGCGCGAAATCAAGGACATCGCGCGCCAGCACAACGCCTCCATGGTGCTCGTGGGCACTTATTCGGCCGCGGCCAATTTCACCTACGTGAGCCTGAAGCTCGTGCGCATGGAAGACAGCCGCATCATCCGCGGCTACGACTACGCGCTGCCGGTGGACCGCGACGTCAAGCAGCTGCTCACGCAGGCGCGCTGAGCGCCTTGCGCACCAGCGCCTGCAGGCCGCCTTCGGGCGGCTTTTTCATGGCCTCGGCGCGGCGCGCGCGGGGCGCAGCACCGAGGCGATCGCCAGCACGATGAGCGCCATCGCGCTCCAGTCCTGCCAGTGCAGCGCCTCGCCCAACCACCAGCTGCCGGCAAACACGCCGATCACCGGAATCATCATCACGCTGAGCGTGGAGGCGACAGGCGGTAGCGTGCGCGCCAGGTAAAACCAGGCCACCTGCGCGAAGGCCAGCGCCAGCACCGCGTTGTAGACGATGCCAAAGACCGTCACCGCGCCGGGCCAGTGCCAGCTGCCGGATTCCAGCAGCCAGGCCAGCACGGCGAGCACCGCCACGGTGAGCAGCGTCATCCACAGCGTGAGCGTGATCAGCGGTAGCGCCAGCGCGCTGCGGCGCAGCAGCTGCGTGCCCAGCGCCCAGCAGGCGGCGGCGGCCAGCATCAGCGCCACGCCGCTGGCGCTGCCGCCCAGGTTGCCCATCTCGTTGGCCAGCAGCAGCAACACGCCGGCGGCAGCCGCGCTCACGCCAGCCCAGGCGCGCAGCCCGAGCCGGTCGCGAAACAGCAGCTGGCCCAGCACCGCGGAGAAGATCGGCATGGTGTAGCCCAGGATGGCTGCGCGGCCGCTGGCCAGGCGCGGGATCGACAGAATCATCAGCACATTCCACAGCACCATGTTCCAAAGCGCGAGCCAGCCAAGCTGACGCCAGTGCACGCGCGCTATCGTCAGCGGCAGGCGCTGCTGGCGCAGCACCAGCAGGTAGAGCGGCACGCTCAGCGCCAGCGACAGCGCGCGAAACGTGAGCGGCGGGAAGTCGGCCACGCTGATCTTGAGCACGGGCCAGTTCAGGCCCCAGACCAGGGTGAGCAGCAACAGCACCACGAGCTGGCGGCGGGTGAAGGCAGGCATGGGGCGCGATTGTGCCCGCCGCCCGCGCGCGCGGGCAGTCACCGGCGCGCCTGCCCCCGGGGGGCGCGCTTCTCTACAATCGCCGCCCATGGATTTCCTCGAGCTGCTGGGCGCTGCCACGCGCCGCAACGATTCCATGCTGTGCGTCGGCCTGGACCCCGACCCCGCGCGTTTTCCCGCGCAGCTGCGCGGCGAGGGCAGCCGCATCTACGATTTTTGCGCCGCCATCGTCGACGCCACGGCCGACCTGGTCTGCGCCTTCAAGCCGCAGATCGCCTACTTTGCGGCCCAGCGCGCCGAAGACCAGCTCGAGCGGCTGATGCAGCACATGCGCGTGAACGCGCCGCAGGTGCCCATCATCCTGGACGCCAAGCGCGGCGACATCGGCTCCACGGCCGAGCAGTACGCGCGCGAGGCCTTCGAGCGCTACGGCGCGGACGCGGTCACGCTCTCGCCCTTCATGGGCCTGGATTCGGTCGAGCCCTATCTGCGCTACCCGGGCAAGGGGGCTTTTCTGCTGTGTCGCACCTCCAACGCGGGCGGCGCCGACCTGCAGGCGCAGCGCCTGGCCGACGTGCCCGGCCAGCCGCTGCTCTACGAACACTTGGCGGGCCTGGTGCAAGGCCCGTGGAACACTAATGGCCAGCTCGGCCTTGTGGTCGGCGCAACCTGGCCGGCGGAGATCGCGCGGGTGCGCGCGCTGGCGCCCACAGCGCCGCTGCTCATTCCCGGCGTGGGCGCGCAGGGCGGGGACGCGCCCGCCACGGTGCGCGCCGGCTGGCGCCCGGACGGCCCCATCGTCGTCAATTCCTCGCGCGCCATCCTTTACGCCTCGGGCGAGGCGGACTTTGCCGAGGCCGCGCGCGCCGTCGCCCAAGCCACGCGCGCGCAGCTCAACGCAGCACGGCCGGCGCAGGCCAGCCCGCGCTAGCAGCGGCTTGCGCTGCGCGCGT
The DNA window shown above is from Comamonas sp. NLF-1-9 and carries:
- a CDS encoding AzlD domain-containing protein — its product is MNQPWWLVLITIAGLTLVTVITRALFLIPERELPLPDWLRRGLKYAPLAAIAAVVAPEVLMQDGQLIRTLADARLPAVLVASAWYFWRRSILGTIVVGMAVYLPLHIVLGW
- a CDS encoding phosphoglycerate kinase: MHILRFSDLCAQGQARGRRVFIRADLNVPLDGERITEDTRIRASLPCIRMALEAGAAVMVTSHLGRPTEGELRRADSLAPVARRLGELLGREVPLRADWVDGVQIAPGELVLLENCRVNPGEKKNDPLLARKMAALCDIYVNDAFGTAHRAEGTTYGIAEYAPVACAGPLLAAEIDALTRALASPRRPLVAIVAGSKVSTKLTILKSLAHKVDQLIVGGGIANTFLLAAGLPIGKSLAEPDLVGEARAVIDAMAARGAKVPIPSDVVVAKTFAADAAASVKPVAEVAEDDLILDIGPDTAARLAAQLEAAGTIVWNGPVGVFEFDAFAHGTETIARAIARSNAFSIAGGGDTLAAIAKYGIASQVGYISTGGGAFLEVLEGRQLPAFEILQRRADLPAQVAVACKQNNTIA
- a CDS encoding FlgO family outer membrane protein codes for the protein MKRALALSLVAALFAAGCAQQSTQIRAEPTYKQAAEAPMLQSSRDAVNRLLAGLDIGATGPGPVLVATVVNVNDLNRAAPLGRTLSEQYANAMAMSGFDVKEIKLRGAVFVKQDAGELLLSREIKDIARQHNASMVLVGTYSAAANFTYVSLKLVRMEDSRIIRGYDYALPVDRDVKQLLTQAR
- a CDS encoding DMT family transporter, coding for MPAFTRRQLVVLLLLTLVWGLNWPVLKISVADFPPLTFRALSLALSVPLYLLVLRQQRLPLTIARVHWRQLGWLALWNMVLWNVLMILSIPRLASGRAAILGYTMPIFSAVLGQLLFRDRLGLRAWAGVSAAAAGVLLLLANEMGNLGGSASGVALMLAAAACWALGTQLLRRSALALPLITLTLWMTLLTVAVLAVLAWLLESGSWHWPGAVTVFGIVYNAVLALAFAQVAWFYLARTLPPVASTLSVMMIPVIGVFAGSWWLGEALHWQDWSAMALIVLAIASVLRPARAAPRP
- the pyrF gene encoding orotidine-5'-phosphate decarboxylase; the encoded protein is MDFLELLGAATRRNDSMLCVGLDPDPARFPAQLRGEGSRIYDFCAAIVDATADLVCAFKPQIAYFAAQRAEDQLERLMQHMRVNAPQVPIILDAKRGDIGSTAEQYAREAFERYGADAVTLSPFMGLDSVEPYLRYPGKGAFLLCRTSNAGGADLQAQRLADVPGQPLLYEHLAGLVQGPWNTNGQLGLVVGATWPAEIARVRALAPTAPLLIPGVGAQGGDAPATVRAGWRPDGPIVVNSSRAILYASGEADFAEAARAVAQATRAQLNAARPAQASPR